The Phycisphaerales bacterium DNA window GATGGGGCGGCGGTGGACCTGCTCGGGGGCGATGTAGTCGGGGGTGCCCTGGATGCGCGGCTTGATGGTGCCGGTCTTGCAGGACTGGCCGAGGTCGATGACCTTGACGATGGGGCCGCTGTCGTTGGGGCCGGGGGTGAGGAGGATGTTGTTGGGCTTCATGTCCGCGTGGACGAAGCCGCGCTCGTGCATGTGGGCGAGGGCGGAGGCGGTCTGCTGGAAGATGCGGATGGCGTCGTCGAAGTTCTTGGGGGGCTTGAGGTCCATGCTCAGGCCGTCGACGTACTCCATGACGAGCAGGACGTCGGTGAGCTGGACGAAGTGCTTGTTCTTCTTGGTGAGCTTGATGACCTTGCGGAGGTTGGGATGGTCGAGCTTGGAGGCGACCTGGTATTCCTCGATGGTCTGCTGGAGGAAGCGGTCGTCCTTGGCGTCGCCGCGGTGGACGTGCTTGAGGGTCCAGATCTGCTTGGTCTTGGGGTCGTGGACGAGATAGATGACGGAAGCGGCGCCCTGGCCGATTTCCTTGAGGACGCGGAAGCCCTCGACCTCGTCGCCCTGCTTGAATGCTGGAACCTGATCGCCCATCGCTACCTGGTCTGGCCGCGGGTGGCCGCTCCTGAAAGGCCATACCACGCGGCAGGCCGACATCCAAGCCTATGAGGACGCCCGGGGCCGGTGACGAGATCGGCCCGACGGAAGCCCAACGTTGCCCGACCCGCGGCCTCTACAAGGCCTTCTGAGCCTTGTGCCCAGAGGAAAGACCCGTGAACAAACCGCGACCCAGACCGCCCGAGGGCGGTGGGGAGAAAGGATACGTGAGCCGGGCGGGTCCGGCTGAATCGGGGTTGGGTTTTCTGGAAAAGGTGACGGAAGGGTTCGGGGGTGGGTCAGGCCGCATCGTCGATTGCGCGGGGCAACCCCATAGGACTCATAGGAGTCATGGGATCCATAGGAGCCGGGCTGGAGTTAGCGGGGGAGCTGGGAGCGGAGGGTGGCGGCGGGGAAGAGGCGGCCGGGGTCGTCGGTGGGGGCGATTTCCGAGTGGAGGTAGACGCGGTTCCCGGGGATGCCCAGCTCGCGGCAGAGGGCGTTGCTGAGGCGGACGAGGCTTTCCATCTGAGCCCGTGTCGGGCGGGTGCGGTTGCCGTCG harbors:
- a CDS encoding serine/threonine-protein kinase; protein product: MGDQVPAFKQGDEVEGFRVLKEIGQGAASVIYLVHDPKTKQIWTLKHVHRGDAKDDRFLQQTIEEYQVASKLDHPNLRKVIKLTKKNKHFVQLTDVLLVMEYVDGLSMDLKPPKNFDDAIRIFQQTASALAHMHERGFVHADMKPNNILLTPGPNDSGPIVKVIDLGQSCKTGTIKPRIQGTPDYIAPEQVHRRPITPKTDIYNLGATMYWTLTARTIPTALAKGDSLVSRIDDALIPKPKPAIELNTRIPVKLNELIMQCVEVDPADRPANMSYVIERLELVLGMLRARNDGSGAQPNPGNAASASGMIFNAGSGVGLKVGDANGRP